A region of Rutidosis leptorrhynchoides isolate AG116_Rl617_1_P2 unplaced genomic scaffold, CSIRO_AGI_Rlap_v1 contig487, whole genome shotgun sequence DNA encodes the following proteins:
- the LOC139883985 gene encoding serine/threonine-protein phosphatase 7 long form homolog, whose protein sequence is MAERSSWIPQGPREQDLLWFQPQHRSRHIYSSHEECDRPLLVRRADTFFWEWYMEYDHHLLTALAERWRPETHSFHLSIGETTITLQDVEVLMGLRVDGLPVTGSESYPSDIDGYVERMFGCRPRRYGKTAIRLACIREHLEDNREHSQNKIDLFILRLLEDPEACGCLSWGSAMLAYTYLALCNSASSGEHYMNMCGLLVQSWAWTRILKVRPRFRRGHVAPVDVPFAAQWTRPLSRTNITSHILVAYRDQLSIMTSSRFLWTPYADLMYSLPDDCHQDEHIWMLRTYLYYYYIMDGHYPNRVMRQFGCLQVVPDAPLNENETNRLHRLKRSSHVMNWQQVHNVYVHEWHTQAKRVVEGTPTAHPEAQPPYRIWYSNKTVRFVQDPSHEPATGGYHGHTDLIECPERRVEPPNVVGEQPSGEYRDNQYH, encoded by the exons ATGGCGGAGAGATCTTCCTGGATTCCGCAAGGACCTAGGGAGCAGGATCTATTGTGGTTTCAGCCGCAACATAGATCGCGTCATATTTATTCGTCCCACGAGGAGTGTGATAGGCCACTGCTAGTGAGGAGAGCGGACACTTTCTTCTGGGAGT GGTATATGGAGTATGACCATCATCTATTGACGGCACTGGCCGAACGATGGAGGCCCGAGACTCACAGTTTCCATCTATCCATAGGCGAGACCACCATCACGCTACAAGATGTTGAGGTGTTGATGGGACTACGTGTTGACGGTTTGCCCGTTACGGGTAGCGAGTCGTATCCCTCCGACATCGATGGGTATGTCGAGAGGATGTTTGGTTGTCGCCCAAGGAGGTATGGGAAGACCGCTATTCGGCTCGCTTGCATTAGGGAACACTTGGAGGATAATCGCGAGCAT AGCCAGAACAAAATCGATCTTTTTATACTACGACTCCTAGAAGACCCAGAGGCATGCGGTTGTTTGAGCTGGGGCAGCGCCATGCTTGCCTACACCTACCTCGCCTTGTGCAATTCTGCCAGTTCCGGAGAGCATTACATGAACATGTGCGGGCTACTCGTGCAGTCATGGGCATGGACGAGGATTCTTAAGGTCAGGCCCAGATTTCGTCGAGGACATGTGGCGCCGGTCGACGTTCCATTTGCAGCACA GTGGACGAGACCACTGTCCAGAACCAATATTACAAGCCACATCCTTGTGGCTTACAGAGATCAGTTGTCCATAATGACTTCGTCACGG TTCTTGTGGACACCCTATGCCGATCTCATGTACAGTCTACCGGATGATTGCCATCAGGACGAGCACATTTGGATGTTGAGGACATACCTCTACTATTACTATATTATGGATGGGCACTATCCCAATAGGGTCATGCGGCAGTTTGGATGCCTGCAAGTTGTTCCAGATGCTCCTTTAAATGAGAATGAGACAAACCGGTTGCACCGATTGAAGAGGTCCTCGCACGTTATGAACTGGCAACAAGTCCACAATGTTTACGTTCATGAGTGGCACACACAGGCTAAACGTGTCGTGGAGGGTACCCCCACAGCACACCCAGAGGCTCAGCCACCTTATCGGATTTGGTACAGTAATAAGACCGTCCGGTTTGTCCAGGATCCCAGTCATGAGCCAGCCACAGGAGGCTATCATGGACACACGGATTTAATTGAATGCCCTG AGCGACGAGTTGAGCCACCTAATGTAGTGGGCGAACAACCTTCAGGGGAGTATAGAGATAACCAGTACCATTAG
- the LOC139883986 gene encoding uncharacterized protein, which produces MGRKSSGSSRRRTRLCIAGGRFSSKIQKLTFQHSHPIVIVDATHRRGAYKDKAVVKIANNRVVPVAYAIIDEESNHSWYWFLKYLKIYVLQDTFTCIISDRNSGILSAIVKLDRKFPSWGVHRYCLEHVRANMMSSVSKKKGLYALSWAVGTELDEAKYMKWTLFQDGFYRWGTTTSNDVESYNNILRGDSFLPIRAFVQATHAKAMAIFADELTKINRYRSSTLAPIPTKTFDANKLRSRRYSVLLYPNTPGRTFNVRSPPLRLGVAGSERTVQFDMGSCICLSWDTYMIPCSHAMAVAKELNVRRLDLIHRCYTRDGWRQQFSGVFGPLPNYWPEFDFLLLLDDTRMAHHTGPGRIRINRRQRGTMDYATRTGRRPRGCSNCNARDHDEGNARLLIHWLTDYR; this is translated from the exons ATGGGTCGAAAGTCCAGTGGAAGTTCAAGAAGGAGGACGAGATTGTGCATAGCAGGAGGAAGATTTTCAAGTAAAATTCAGAa ACTCACATTTCAACACAGTCACCCGATTGTTATTGTTGACGCAACGCATCGTCGTGGGGCGTACAAGGATAAGGCGGTTGTGAAGATTGCCAACAACAGAGTCGTGCCAGTCGCATATGCCATCATAGACGAGGAGTCGAACCACAGTTGGTATTGGTTTTTAAAGTACCTGAAAATTTACGTTTTACAAGATACGTTCACATGCATCATCTCTGATCGTAATTCGGGCATCTTGTCTGCTATCGTGAAGCTCGATAGAAAATTTCCAAGCTGGGGAGTTCACAG GTACTGCCTGGAGCACGTTCGTGCTAATATGATGTCATCGGTCTCAAAGAAGAAAGGATTATATGCCTTATCTTGGGCCGTCGGCACCGAGTTGGATGAGGCTAAATATATGAAG TGGACATTGTTCCAAGATGGATTCTACCGATGGGGAACAACCACGTCGAACGATGTGGAGAGTTACAATAACATTCTTAGAGGCGACAGCTTCTTGCCGATCAGGGCATTCGTTCAGGCCACGCACGCAAAAGCCATGGCTATATTTGCAGACGAACTGACGAAAATAAATAGATACAGATCATCTACGCTTGCACCAATACCGACGAAAACATTCGATGCCAATAAGTTGCGTTCCAGACGGTACTCAGTCTTGTTATATCCAAATACTCCCGGACGTACGTTCAATGTCAGATCTCCGCCGTTGCGTCTCGGAGTTGCGGGCAGTGAACGTACTGTCCAATTTGACATGGGTTCATGCATATGTTTAAGTTGGGACACTTACATGATTCCTTGTTCTCATGCAATGGCCGTTGCGAAGGAACTCAACGTCCGTCGTCTAGACCTGATTCATCGTTGCTACACAAGGGATGGTTGGAGACAACAGTTCAGTGGAGTTTTTGGCCCTCTACCAAATTACTGGCCCGAATTCGACTTTTTGCTCCTACTAGACGACACTCGAATGGCTCATCATACCGGTCCGGGTCGCATAAGAATTAACAGACGACAGCGAGGCACGATGGACTACGCGACCAGGACCGGTCGAAGACCACGAGGGTGTAGTAATTGCAATGCTAGAGACCACGACGAAGGAAATGCCCGTTTACTCATTCACTGGCTGACAGACTATCGTTGA